From SAR324 cluster bacterium, a single genomic window includes:
- a CDS encoding O-antigen ligase family protein, translating into MPSINAESSRILFREITNSSFWNRFFLYGVFVFSTFSIAGTDAAIVGLYLVGVYKLWRNPRPVLWKHPLFLALMVWVLVQLVSTLLTPYTTRVGMMLWNNWRMFLPFALMFSLKEENHRHVMQIFMFFLTVISVYGIIQFFTGAEWFDFFGNSHPKPYKHPCFTTYGYTPFFHAKGNYSNHLTYGGVLLLSFPLFFSLVLRPGTLPERQRLTISGSTALMLLAIVLSLARSVWIGTFFSILLLLYHFSKKLFFSLLIGVGSAVVILGSVYLNQGEKPSSSDSFSDVVWSRITSGFMLKYNEDRLLMWESGINAIKDHFWFGIGFDNDREVMDRYRTPLAERTGHRFFNKPSAGVHNIYIQTFLNTGFVGFMAYMAIWITWIGQLLVHYKKITDKYNQSLMWGVLSATIGFMLAGFFENNFRDSEVQTMVYLFMGLILRLIHFPDSKANT; encoded by the coding sequence ATGCCCTCAATCAACGCTGAATCTTCCCGGATATTGTTTCGGGAAATCACCAACAGTTCGTTCTGGAATCGTTTTTTCCTCTATGGGGTGTTTGTTTTCAGCACATTTTCCATTGCAGGCACCGATGCCGCTATTGTGGGATTATATCTGGTCGGCGTGTATAAACTCTGGCGTAATCCCCGTCCGGTTTTATGGAAGCATCCCCTGTTTCTGGCATTGATGGTCTGGGTGCTGGTACAGTTGGTTTCAACGTTGTTGACACCCTACACAACAAGGGTTGGCATGATGCTCTGGAACAACTGGCGGATGTTTCTGCCATTTGCGTTGATGTTTTCACTGAAAGAAGAAAATCATCGCCATGTGATGCAGATTTTCATGTTCTTTCTGACGGTGATCTCTGTGTATGGAATTATTCAGTTTTTTACAGGAGCGGAATGGTTTGATTTCTTTGGAAACAGTCACCCCAAACCATACAAGCATCCCTGTTTTACAACTTATGGCTACACCCCGTTTTTTCATGCCAAGGGCAATTATTCCAACCACCTCACTTATGGCGGCGTGCTTCTGCTGAGTTTCCCCCTGTTTTTTTCACTGGTCCTTCGTCCGGGCACACTGCCCGAGCGGCAGCGGCTCACGATTTCAGGAAGTACCGCGCTGATGCTGTTGGCCATCGTCTTATCACTGGCTCGAAGTGTGTGGATCGGCACCTTTTTCAGCATCCTGCTGCTCCTTTATCATTTTTCAAAAAAACTGTTCTTTTCCCTGCTGATCGGGGTTGGCTCCGCCGTGGTGATTCTTGGTTCAGTGTATCTCAACCAGGGCGAAAAGCCTTCTTCCTCCGATTCGTTCAGTGACGTGGTCTGGAGTCGAATTACCAGTGGTTTCATGCTGAAATACAATGAGGACCGCCTGCTCATGTGGGAATCCGGAATCAATGCGATCAAGGATCATTTCTGGTTTGGAATCGGTTTTGACAATGACCGGGAGGTGATGGACCGCTATCGAACCCCCCTTGCTGAACGGACAGGCCATCGTTTTTTCAACAAGCCCAGTGCGGGCGTTCACAACATCTACATCCAGACCTTCCTAAACACGGGTTTTGTCGGCTTTATGGCCTACATGGCCATCTGGATCACCTGGATCGGACAGTTGTTGGTTCATTACAAAAAAATCACCGATAAATATAACCAATCCCTGATGTGGGGCGTCCTGTCTGCCACCATAGGCTTCATGCTGGCAGGCTTCTTTGAAAACAATTTCCGTGACAGTGAAGTTCAGACGATGGTGTATCTGTTCATGGGGCTGATCTTGCGTCTCATTCATTTTCCAGATTCAAAAGCAAATACGTAA
- a CDS encoding molybdopterin molybdotransferase MoeA: MLHPDQARNIILDHTPAGKTILLPLNQIHGLILAQNLTATSDLPLFDNSAMDGYAVRHADLVEASTDHPVTLRNRGFVPAGLHETEQPGPGECYQIATGSEMPPGVDTVVMKESVTVAGTNIQFTRSPRLGDNVRYRGEDIQHGQQILKTGMNLGPTQIAVLAAFGYAEVPVFQPLKVAILSTGSELVNVEDPLAPGKIRDSNSHMFTALVGSEHCAAWRLGIVEDRPDLLEQHLKKAMDADMVLISGGVSVGDHDFVKDTLERLGVEEIFWKVSIKPGKPFFFGKKNETLVFGMPGNPASSFVVFEEFVRPSIRKRMGRTPYVKPLVPAVLTEPVRHRAGRQQYLRAWLDRDCVPAQVRPMASQGSHSLNSLSEANALIVVESNSPEMPAGTVVSVRPVS; encoded by the coding sequence ATGCTGCACCCTGATCAGGCACGAAATATCATTCTGGATCATACCCCTGCCGGAAAGACCATTCTGTTACCCTTGAACCAAATTCATGGATTGATTCTGGCCCAAAACCTGACAGCAACCTCTGATTTGCCGTTGTTTGACAACTCTGCGATGGATGGCTATGCCGTTCGGCATGCGGACCTGGTTGAAGCTTCCACAGACCATCCTGTCACACTCAGAAATCGTGGCTTTGTACCGGCGGGTCTCCATGAAACGGAACAACCCGGACCCGGTGAGTGCTACCAGATTGCGACGGGATCTGAAATGCCTCCGGGCGTGGATACCGTCGTGATGAAAGAAAGTGTGACAGTGGCTGGTACAAATATTCAGTTTACCCGCAGTCCCCGCCTGGGCGACAATGTGCGTTACCGGGGGGAAGACATACAACACGGACAGCAGATCCTCAAAACCGGAATGAACCTTGGCCCCACGCAAATAGCGGTTTTGGCCGCGTTTGGTTATGCGGAAGTACCTGTGTTTCAGCCCTTGAAAGTTGCGATCCTGTCCACTGGCAGTGAACTGGTCAATGTGGAAGATCCGTTAGCTCCGGGAAAAATCAGGGATTCCAACAGTCACATGTTCACAGCCTTGGTTGGATCAGAACATTGCGCCGCATGGCGCCTGGGAATTGTTGAAGATCGCCCGGACCTGCTGGAACAGCATTTGAAAAAAGCCATGGACGCTGATATGGTGCTGATTTCAGGTGGAGTTTCTGTGGGCGATCATGATTTTGTGAAAGACACGCTGGAACGATTGGGGGTTGAAGAAATATTCTGGAAAGTTTCGATCAAGCCCGGAAAACCATTCTTTTTTGGCAAAAAAAACGAAACACTGGTCTTTGGCATGCCGGGCAATCCAGCATCCAGCTTTGTGGTCTTTGAAGAATTTGTGCGCCCTTCCATCCGGAAACGGATGGGCCGAACGCCTTATGTGAAACCGCTCGTACCAGCCGTATTGACAGAGCCTGTCAGGCATCGGGCAGGCCGCCAGCAATACCTGCGGGCATGGCTAGACCGGGACTGTGTTCCGGCACAGGTCCGACCAATGGCCAGTCAGGGATCTCACAGTCTCAATTCCCTGAGTGAAGCCAATGCCTTGATTGTGGTTGAATCCAATTCACCGGAAATGCCTGCGGGAACCGTTGTTTCGGTTAGACCTGTTTCTTAA
- a CDS encoding P-loop NTPase: MNPTIIAVASGKGGVGKSLITANLAIALADMGYRTIAVDLDLGGSNLHSYLGLPNHYPGVGDYLLSKTETLESLVVATGIENLGFIPGDARTPCMANISFSEKIRLLLSIKWLKADYILLDLGGGSEFNTLDFFAVARHSLLVTTPEYPAIMNLLTFLRNFLFRAFDRELKKFPAAWEQLHHFRSLPTRAGQLTIPMMIERLGVTDRNAAVAARNLLERYQPRIVYNLCLLPEQLGICHKLNETSRATLAMSLSHFGSLFEDRHAREATYRSVPLLRHYPESTFARRVQKIALDITDKWDDVTAFGADALIEETTLYYQQLKSL; the protein is encoded by the coding sequence ATGAATCCCACCATTATAGCGGTAGCAAGTGGAAAAGGCGGTGTCGGCAAAAGCCTGATTACCGCGAATCTGGCTATTGCACTGGCAGACATGGGCTATCGAACCATTGCGGTTGACCTCGATCTGGGCGGTTCCAATCTGCATTCCTATCTGGGGTTACCCAACCACTACCCGGGTGTGGGCGATTATCTGCTTTCAAAAACTGAAACACTGGAATCGCTGGTTGTTGCGACAGGAATAGAAAATCTGGGATTTATTCCCGGAGATGCCCGCACGCCCTGCATGGCCAATATTTCTTTTTCAGAAAAAATCCGGCTACTGCTTTCCATCAAATGGTTGAAAGCGGACTATATTTTGCTGGATCTGGGTGGTGGTAGCGAATTCAATACTCTGGATTTTTTTGCGGTGGCGCGCCACAGTTTGCTGGTGACCACCCCGGAATATCCGGCAATCATGAATCTGCTGACGTTTCTCAGAAATTTTCTGTTTCGGGCCTTTGACCGGGAGTTGAAAAAATTCCCAGCGGCATGGGAGCAGTTGCACCATTTCCGCAGTTTGCCCACACGTGCCGGACAATTGACCATTCCGATGATGATCGAACGTCTGGGAGTCACAGACCGCAATGCGGCCGTTGCCGCCAGAAATCTGCTGGAACGTTACCAACCCCGTATTGTGTATAATTTGTGCCTTCTTCCCGAACAATTGGGCATTTGTCACAAACTGAATGAAACCAGTCGAGCCACCCTGGCCATGTCGCTGAGCCATTTTGGCAGTCTGTTTGAAGACCGTCACGCCCGTGAAGCAACCTATCGTTCGGTGCCCTTGCTACGCCATTATCCTGAGAGTACTTTTGCTCGGCGTGTTCAGAAAATTGCTCTGGACATTACGGACAAATGGGACGATGTTACGGCTTTTGGAGCGGATGCTCTGATCGAAGAAACCACATTATATTATCAACAGCTTAAATCGTTATGA